The sequence below is a genomic window from Lycium ferocissimum isolate CSIRO_LF1 chromosome 9, AGI_CSIRO_Lferr_CH_V1, whole genome shotgun sequence.
CTGCTCCGTATACCCCTCCTCCTGAGTCAGTGCACTTGACTACACCTTCATCACCTGAGGTACCATTTGCTAAGCTTCTTGACCCCAACCACCAAAATGTTGATGCTGGTCAGAGATTTCCTTTTGCCCAGTATGAATTTCAATCATATCAACTTCAACCAGGGAGTCCAGTGAGCAATTTGATCTCGCCTGGGTCAGCCATATCTGTATCTGGAACCTCATCTCCGTTTCTTGACCGTGAGTCTAATCCTGGACGACCTCAGTTCCTGAACCTGGAGAAAATAGCCCCTCACGAATGGGGATCTCGGCAAGGATCTGGGACTTTGACTCCTGATGCAGTATACCCCAAATATCATGATAGCTTCCTTCTCAATCATCAGAACTCTGGTGTTCCTCGTCTTCCAAAACCATTTAATGGATGGAAAAATGATCAAACAGTGGTTGATCATAGAGTTTCTTTCGAGATAACAGCAGAAGACGTTGTGAGGTGTGTGGAAAAGAAACCATCAATGTTGATGAAAACTGGATCAATTTCTCACAACAAACGAGAGGAAAACCTGGCTGAAATGTCAAATGGACAGGAATTGGACGGGCATGAGCCTTCCAGCGAAATACGTGAGGGATCATCTACTGACGGAGAGGATGGACAGAGGCATCAGAAGCACAGATCCATCACTCTCGGATCCTCCAAGGAATTTAACTTTGACAATGTGGATGGAGGATATCCTGATAAAGCTACTGTTGGCTCTGATTGGTGGGCCAACGAGAAGGTTCTCGGAAAGGAGGGTGCGCCGTGC
It includes:
- the LOC132030516 gene encoding uncharacterized protein LOC132030516, whose amino-acid sequence is MSRVDSTLETINAAATAIASAENNRVPQPSVQKRRWGSCWSMYWCFGSQKQTKRIGHAVFVPETTSTGADRPAANSSTQAPSITLPFIAPPSSPASFLPSEPPSETHSPVGSKCMSTYSPSGPASIFAIGPYAHEPQLVSPPVFSTFTTEPSTAPYTPPPESVHLTTPSSPEVPFAKLLDPNHQNVDAGQRFPFAQYEFQSYQLQPGSPVSNLISPGSAISVSGTSSPFLDRESNPGRPQFLNLEKIAPHEWGSRQGSGTLTPDAVYPKYHDSFLLNHQNSGVPRLPKPFNGWKNDQTVVDHRVSFEITAEDVVRCVEKKPSMLMKTGSISHNKREENLAEMSNGQELDGHEPSSEIREGSSTDGEDGQRHQKHRSITLGSSKEFNFDNVDGGYPDKATVGSDWWANEKVLGKEGAPCNNWIFPVMQPGVS